The following are from one region of the Amycolatopsis sp. QT-25 genome:
- a CDS encoding carbohydrate ABC transporter permease produces the protein MTTLAERPHTAPASEPPKVRMRRQWDKKLYWIATHSVGIAMGVIFMLPILFVFLTAVMSSDQALSSNFWPKEWHFENFIEVFEKAPLLQYFGNSMLYSTLATLGALVSAIPAAYALSKLKFRGQNLFFMLTVAAMMLPPQVTVVPLYDLWVRLGFTGTLIPLIVPYFFFDAFSIFLLRQFFLTIPKDYLEAAKIDGCNEFQAMLKVLIPMAKPGIAATAMFCFLFTWNDYFGPLLYTGETRDSWPLSLAIASFRGMHHVEWNLTMAATALIMLPVIVLFVFAQKSFVKGITFTGVKG, from the coding sequence ATGACCACACTGGCCGAACGCCCGCACACCGCCCCCGCGTCGGAACCGCCGAAGGTGCGGATGCGGCGCCAATGGGACAAGAAGCTGTACTGGATCGCGACCCACAGCGTGGGCATCGCGATGGGCGTGATCTTCATGCTGCCCATCCTGTTCGTGTTCCTGACCGCGGTGATGTCCAGCGACCAGGCGCTTTCGTCGAACTTCTGGCCGAAGGAATGGCACTTCGAGAACTTCATCGAGGTGTTCGAAAAGGCGCCGCTGCTGCAGTACTTCGGCAACAGCATGCTGTATTCGACGCTGGCCACCCTCGGGGCGCTCGTCTCGGCGATCCCGGCGGCGTACGCGCTTTCGAAGCTGAAGTTCCGCGGGCAGAACCTGTTCTTCATGCTCACCGTGGCCGCGATGATGCTGCCGCCGCAGGTCACCGTCGTGCCGCTGTACGACCTGTGGGTGCGGCTCGGGTTCACCGGGACGCTGATCCCGCTGATCGTGCCGTACTTCTTTTTCGACGCGTTCTCGATCTTCCTGCTGCGGCAGTTCTTCCTCACCATTCCGAAGGACTATCTCGAAGCGGCGAAGATCGACGGCTGCAACGAGTTCCAGGCGATGCTCAAGGTGCTGATCCCGATGGCGAAGCCGGGGATCGCGGCCACCGCGATGTTCTGCTTCCTGTTCACCTGGAACGACTACTTCGGTCCGCTGCTCTACACCGGTGAGACCCGCGACAGCTGGCCGCTTTCGCTGGCGATCGCGTCGTTCCGCGGGATGCACCACGTGGAATGGAACCTCACCATGGCGGCCACCGCGCTGATCATGCTGCCGGTGATCGTGCTGTTCGTGTTCGCGCAGAAGTCCTTCGTCAAGGGCATCACATTCACAGGGGTCAAGGGATGA
- a CDS encoding BadF/BadG/BcrA/BcrD ATPase family protein yields the protein MGGGMTAGSQDVVVAIDGGNSKTDVLIVSRDGRVLGQSRGPGASPQNIGVDGSVRALEKLVLEALHQAGLPGERPFATHTSAYLAGLDFPREETILHAALAARGWSDTLVVGNDTLALLRAGSSDGTGVAVVCGAGINGAGVSADGREHRFPALGKISGDWGGGYRLGEEALWWAVRAEDGRGPGTALQAAVTAHFGTSSVLEAVQRLHFEEVHSDSIHGLCPLLFTVAADGDEVAQDVVDRFVEEVALLVGVTLRRLELTGEAPEVVLGGGVLTGVGPQVIAEIERRCLKVAPQAAIRVVDVAPVVGAALFALDTIGASDTAKVALKAATKRV from the coding sequence GTGGGCGGGGGCATGACGGCCGGCTCACAGGACGTCGTCGTCGCGATCGACGGCGGCAACAGCAAGACAGACGTCCTGATCGTCTCACGGGACGGACGGGTGCTCGGGCAGTCACGAGGTCCGGGCGCGTCCCCGCAGAACATCGGGGTCGACGGCAGCGTCCGCGCACTGGAAAAGCTGGTCCTGGAGGCACTTCACCAGGCGGGGCTCCCCGGCGAACGTCCTTTCGCGACACATACGTCGGCTTACCTCGCGGGGCTGGATTTCCCGCGCGAGGAGACGATCCTGCACGCCGCGCTGGCCGCACGCGGCTGGAGCGACACGCTGGTCGTCGGCAACGACACGCTCGCGCTGCTGCGCGCGGGCAGTTCCGACGGGACGGGGGTGGCGGTGGTGTGCGGTGCCGGGATCAACGGCGCCGGCGTCAGCGCCGACGGTCGTGAACACCGGTTTCCCGCGCTGGGCAAGATCTCCGGCGACTGGGGCGGTGGCTACCGGCTGGGCGAGGAAGCACTGTGGTGGGCCGTCCGCGCCGAAGACGGACGAGGTCCCGGCACGGCCCTGCAAGCCGCCGTCACCGCGCATTTCGGGACGTCTTCGGTGCTGGAAGCGGTGCAGCGACTGCACTTCGAGGAGGTGCACTCCGATTCGATCCACGGCCTGTGCCCGCTGCTGTTCACCGTCGCGGCGGACGGCGACGAAGTGGCGCAGGACGTGGTCGACCGGTTCGTCGAAGAGGTCGCCCTGCTGGTCGGGGTCACCCTCCGGCGGCTCGAACTGACCGGGGAAGCACCCGAAGTCGTCCTCGGCGGGGGAGTGCTGACCGGGGTCGGCCCGCAGGTGATCGCGGAGATCGAGCGGCGGTGCCTGAAGGTGGCGCCGCAGGCCGCGATCCGGGTCGTCGACGTGGCTCCCGTGGTCGGCGCGGCGTTGTTCGCACTCGACACCATCGGTGCTTCCGACACCGCCAAGGTCGCGCTGAAGGCCGCCACCAAACGGGTCTGA
- a CDS encoding gluconokinase — protein sequence MTVIVVMGVSGSGKTTVGTALAERLGVDYAEADTFHPKANIDKMSSGHPLNDEDRQPWLDAIAAWISGHQSTGGVVTSSALKYRYRDILRGGGDVWFLHLHGGRDLLAARMKTRSGHFMPVSLLDSQLADLEPLRPEERGLVADIAKTPEQIVETALAAFEDRS from the coding sequence ATGACCGTCATCGTGGTGATGGGCGTTTCCGGCTCGGGCAAGACGACCGTGGGCACGGCACTCGCCGAACGCCTCGGCGTCGACTACGCCGAAGCGGACACGTTCCATCCGAAGGCGAACATCGACAAGATGAGTTCCGGCCACCCGCTGAACGACGAAGACCGGCAACCCTGGCTCGACGCCATCGCCGCCTGGATCTCCGGCCACCAGTCCACCGGCGGCGTCGTGACGTCTTCCGCGCTCAAGTACCGGTACCGCGACATCCTGCGCGGCGGCGGCGACGTCTGGTTCCTGCACCTGCACGGCGGCCGCGACCTGCTCGCCGCCCGGATGAAGACCCGCTCCGGCCATTTCATGCCGGTGTCCCTCTTGGACTCCCAGCTCGCCGACCTCGAGCCGTTGCGCCCGGAAGAGCGCGGCCTCGTCGCCGACATCGCGAAGACGCCGGAACAAATCGTCGAAACCGCCCTGGCCGCTTTCGAGGACCGCTCATGA
- a CDS encoding extracellular solute-binding protein, giving the protein MSSTTQVRRSGRRWRGSIVLGAVTVAALVSACSGAASGPGGGSGDAAAAPAADAKLTLTVYSKFTDREYNVVTAGLNKLKAKFPNIEIKHEGQQDDDKITQSIRGGNPPDVAISFFTDNLGAWCSTGSFQDLKPYIDRDKIDLTQIPDAVRSYTEFQGKRCAMPLLADVYGFYYNKDMFAAKGITSPPKTTSELFEATKKLTEFNPDGSIKVAGFMPSMPFYANMAQYWAPNFGAGYLGPDGQSHLADSPEWKAMFDFQKQLVDFYGGHAKVEQFKAGLGEEYSADHGFQRGKLAMMIDGEYRTAFIKDQAPELKFGTAAPPVLDSKPDRYGGAFTTGTIIAIPKGAKNPGAAWELIKQVTLDTSTLVELSNGLKNVPSTKAALTDPKLEVTPEFKTFLDLYNGGKLMPNPSTPIGDAHLKAVNDFAEKWQAGNIPDMVAGLKQVDAQINDELAQKRAGG; this is encoded by the coding sequence ATGAGTTCCACGACCCAGGTTCGGAGAAGTGGCCGCCGTTGGCGCGGCTCGATAGTGCTCGGCGCGGTCACCGTCGCCGCGCTGGTGTCCGCCTGTTCGGGCGCCGCAAGCGGCCCGGGCGGCGGGTCGGGCGACGCGGCGGCCGCCCCGGCCGCGGACGCGAAGCTCACGCTGACCGTCTACAGCAAGTTCACCGACCGCGAGTACAACGTGGTCACCGCCGGGCTCAACAAGCTCAAGGCGAAGTTCCCGAACATCGAGATCAAGCACGAAGGCCAGCAGGACGACGACAAGATCACCCAGTCCATCCGCGGTGGCAACCCGCCGGACGTGGCGATCTCGTTCTTCACCGACAACCTCGGCGCGTGGTGCTCCACGGGCAGCTTCCAGGATCTCAAGCCCTACATCGACCGCGACAAGATCGACCTGACGCAGATCCCCGACGCGGTCCGCAGCTACACCGAGTTCCAGGGCAAGCGGTGTGCCATGCCGCTGCTCGCCGACGTCTACGGCTTCTACTACAACAAGGACATGTTCGCGGCGAAGGGCATCACGTCGCCGCCGAAGACGACCTCGGAACTGTTCGAGGCCACCAAGAAGCTGACCGAGTTCAACCCCGACGGCTCGATCAAGGTCGCCGGCTTCATGCCGTCGATGCCCTTCTACGCCAACATGGCGCAGTACTGGGCGCCGAACTTCGGTGCCGGCTACCTCGGCCCGGACGGGCAGTCGCATCTCGCCGACAGCCCCGAGTGGAAGGCGATGTTCGACTTCCAGAAGCAGCTCGTCGACTTCTACGGCGGCCACGCCAAGGTCGAGCAGTTCAAGGCGGGTCTCGGCGAGGAGTACTCGGCGGACCACGGTTTCCAGCGCGGCAAGCTGGCGATGATGATCGACGGCGAGTACCGCACGGCTTTCATCAAGGACCAGGCGCCGGAGCTCAAGTTCGGCACGGCGGCCCCGCCGGTGCTCGACAGCAAGCCGGACCGCTACGGCGGCGCGTTCACCACGGGCACGATCATCGCGATCCCCAAGGGCGCCAAGAACCCCGGCGCGGCCTGGGAACTGATCAAGCAGGTCACCCTCGACACCTCGACGCTGGTCGAGCTGTCCAACGGCCTCAAGAACGTGCCGAGCACCAAGGCCGCGCTGACCGACCCGAAGCTCGAGGTCACGCCGGAGTTCAAGACGTTCCTCGATCTGTACAACGGCGGCAAGCTGATGCCGAACCCGTCGACCCCGATCGGCGACGCGCACCTCAAGGCGGTCAACGACTTCGCCGAGAAGTGGCAGGCGGGCAACATCCCGGACATGGTCGCGGGGCTCAAGCAGGTCGACGCTCAGATCAACGACGAGCTGGCCCAGAAACGCGCCGGCGGCTGA
- a CDS encoding gluconate:H+ symporter, producing MTTTLAAAWTGQDTRLIGATVLAIAVIVVLITKAKQHPFLALILGSGVLGLVGGMPVDKLIKSFSSGVGSTVASVGVLIALGAMLGKLLADSGGADQIVDTILRRAGDRTLPWAMALVAVLIGLPMFFEIGLVMLIPVILLVAKRTGKPLLLLGIPALAGLSVLHGLVPPHPGPLAAAGALNANVGLTLAFGVLVAIPTVVIAGPLFGRLAAKMVPDAVAPERLVPESSSSDGRRPGFLATLSTVLLPVVLMMGKALADILLEKENHVRRVLDFIGDPLVALLAAVLLGMLTLGKSAGFTLDKLSSTVADSLPPIAGILLIVGAGGGFKQTLVDAGVGEVITSLATGANLSPLLLGWLVAVAIRLATGSATVATVSAAGIVAPLAATMDPSHSALLVLAIGAGSLFFSHVNDAGFWLVKEYFGLSVGQTLKSWSIMETVISVVAIALILPLGALL from the coding sequence ATGACCACCACCCTCGCCGCCGCCTGGACCGGCCAGGACACCCGGCTCATCGGGGCGACGGTGCTCGCCATCGCCGTGATCGTCGTCCTGATCACCAAGGCGAAGCAACATCCGTTCCTGGCCCTCATCCTCGGCTCCGGCGTGCTCGGGCTCGTCGGGGGCATGCCGGTGGACAAGCTGATCAAGAGCTTCAGCTCCGGCGTCGGCTCCACCGTCGCCTCGGTCGGCGTGCTGATCGCGCTCGGTGCGATGCTCGGCAAACTGCTCGCCGATTCCGGCGGCGCCGACCAGATCGTCGACACCATCCTGCGCCGCGCGGGTGACCGCACCCTGCCGTGGGCGATGGCGCTGGTCGCCGTGCTGATCGGCCTGCCGATGTTCTTCGAGATCGGCCTGGTCATGCTGATCCCGGTGATCCTGCTGGTCGCCAAGCGCACCGGGAAACCGTTGCTGCTGCTGGGGATTCCCGCCCTCGCCGGGCTTTCGGTGCTGCACGGCCTCGTTCCGCCGCACCCCGGTCCCCTCGCCGCCGCGGGTGCGCTGAACGCGAACGTCGGCCTCACCTTGGCCTTCGGCGTGCTCGTCGCGATCCCGACGGTGGTCATCGCCGGACCGCTGTTCGGCAGGCTGGCCGCGAAGATGGTCCCGGACGCGGTCGCGCCGGAACGGCTGGTCCCCGAATCGTCCTCTTCGGACGGACGGCGGCCGGGCTTCCTCGCGACGCTGTCCACGGTGTTGCTGCCGGTCGTGCTGATGATGGGCAAGGCACTCGCGGACATCCTCCTGGAGAAGGAGAACCACGTCCGCCGCGTGCTGGACTTCATCGGCGACCCGCTGGTGGCCCTGCTCGCCGCGGTCCTGCTCGGCATGCTCACCCTCGGCAAGTCCGCGGGCTTCACCCTGGACAAGCTGTCGTCCACGGTGGCCGATTCGCTCCCGCCGATCGCCGGCATCCTGCTCATCGTCGGTGCCGGCGGCGGGTTCAAGCAGACCCTCGTCGACGCCGGGGTCGGCGAGGTCATCACCAGCCTGGCGACCGGCGCGAACCTGTCCCCGTTGCTGCTCGGCTGGCTGGTCGCGGTCGCGATCCGGCTCGCCACCGGCTCCGCGACGGTCGCGACGGTGTCCGCCGCCGGTATCGTGGCCCCGCTCGCCGCGACGATGGACCCGTCGCACAGCGCGCTGCTGGTGCTGGCGATCGGGGCAGGCTCCCTGTTCTTCTCCCACGTCAACGACGCCGGGTTCTGGCTGGTCAAGGAATACTTCGGGCTCTCGGTCGGGCAGACGCTCAAGAGCTGGTCGATCATGGAGACGGTCATCTCCGTGGTCGCGATCGCGCTGATCCTGCCACTGGGCGCCCTCCTGTAG
- a CDS encoding sugar ABC transporter permease: MTTTLEPRAVGSSSASTRTRKRNAARRRRTVFYFIAPAMLGFLIFFGYPLIATVYYSFTRYDLINAPEFIGFDNYIRMFTSEPLVSTAAYNTLWLVIVLTFCRVVFALGVASVISRLKSGVGLVRTLCYLPSLAPPAAATLAFVFLFNPEYGPVNAFLRVVGVDGGLWFNDPAMSKPALTLLVMWGSGELMIIILAALLDVPQEQYEAAQLDGAGPVRRFWHVTLPSISPVLLFGVVNSMIFALQFFTQAIVAGSAAAGAADVAGNTKFIGAPQNSTLTYPVWLYVQGFRYFNMGYAAAMAVLLFIVSAGFTWILVRQLRKSQHQEEGA; encoded by the coding sequence ATGACCACGACCCTGGAGCCCAGGGCGGTCGGTTCCTCTTCCGCGTCCACCCGGACGCGGAAGAGGAACGCAGCGCGCCGCCGCCGCACAGTCTTCTACTTCATCGCCCCGGCGATGCTCGGGTTCCTGATCTTCTTCGGTTACCCGCTGATCGCCACGGTGTACTACTCGTTCACCCGCTACGACCTGATCAACGCGCCCGAATTCATCGGCTTCGACAACTACATCCGCATGTTCACCAGCGAGCCACTGGTGAGCACGGCGGCGTACAACACGCTGTGGCTGGTGATCGTGCTGACGTTCTGCCGGGTCGTGTTCGCGCTCGGCGTGGCGTCGGTCATCTCCCGGCTCAAGTCGGGCGTCGGCCTGGTGCGGACGCTCTGCTACCTGCCGTCGCTGGCCCCGCCCGCCGCGGCGACCCTGGCGTTCGTGTTCCTGTTCAATCCGGAGTACGGGCCGGTCAACGCGTTCCTGCGCGTGGTGGGCGTCGACGGCGGCCTGTGGTTCAACGATCCGGCGATGTCGAAGCCCGCGCTGACCCTGCTGGTGATGTGGGGTTCGGGCGAGCTGATGATCATCATCCTGGCGGCGCTGCTCGACGTGCCGCAGGAACAGTACGAAGCCGCTCAACTCGACGGCGCCGGACCGGTCCGCCGGTTCTGGCACGTCACGCTTCCGTCGATCTCGCCGGTGCTGCTGTTCGGCGTCGTCAACTCGATGATCTTCGCGCTGCAGTTCTTCACGCAGGCGATCGTCGCGGGATCCGCGGCCGCGGGCGCGGCCGACGTCGCCGGCAACACGAAGTTCATCGGCGCGCCACAGAACTCGACGCTGACCTATCCGGTTTGGCTGTACGTCCAGGGATTCCGGTACTTCAACATGGGTTACGCGGCGGCGATGGCGGTGCTGCTGTTCATCGTCTCGGCGGGGTTCACCTGGATTCTCGTGCGGCAGTTGCGCAAGTCCCAGCATCAGGAGGAGGGGGCATGA
- a CDS encoding SRPBCC family protein, with the protein MTDTQVYRVYIKATPEKIWDAITKPEWSQRYGYTGLVDYDLKPGGKHATHPTKDYVDAGFTNDLVDGEVLEVDPPRKLVITWKLLMDPSFDKEPYTKLTYEIEETKTAGTRLTVTHDVTDAPTTASLVNGSQEDVDAGPGENAGGGWAWILSDLKTLLETDEPLVPAAS; encoded by the coding sequence ATGACCGACACCCAGGTTTACCGCGTCTACATCAAGGCCACTCCCGAGAAGATCTGGGACGCCATCACGAAGCCCGAGTGGTCGCAGAGGTACGGCTACACCGGGCTCGTCGACTACGACCTGAAGCCGGGTGGCAAGCACGCCACCCACCCGACGAAGGATTACGTCGACGCGGGGTTCACCAACGATCTCGTCGACGGCGAGGTACTGGAGGTCGACCCACCGCGCAAGCTGGTCATCACCTGGAAGCTGCTGATGGACCCGTCCTTCGACAAGGAGCCGTACACCAAGCTCACCTACGAGATCGAAGAGACGAAGACCGCGGGCACCCGGCTGACCGTCACCCACGACGTCACCGACGCGCCCACGACGGCCTCGCTGGTCAACGGCTCGCAGGAGGACGTCGACGCCGGTCCGGGCGAGAACGCCGGTGGCGGCTGGGCATGGATCCTGTCGGACCTCAAGACGTTGCTGGAGACGGACGAGCCGCTCGTCCCCGCCGCTTCCTGA
- a CDS encoding 6-phospho-beta-glucosidase — protein MKLAVVGGGSTYTPELIDGIAGRRSTLDVDEIVLIDPDAYRVEAVGDFSNRLLSHAGHPARVRTTASLEEGVDGASAVLIQLRVGGQRARRGDETFPHACGCVGQETTGAGGLAKALRTVPVVLDIADRVRKIAGDDTWIVNFTNPVGIVTRALLNEGHRAVGLCNVAIHLQRTFARLLGAGVDQVKLVHTGLNHLSWERKVLVDGEDRLPELLAEHAEFLGEHVTAPVEWMRRMNVVPSYYLKYYYGHDEQVAKQRTERPRADVVSDVEEELLKVYLDPEVVTKPEQLEKRGGAYYSEAAVQLVHALTSGGPAEEHVVNVRNEGTFGFLPDDAVIEVPSLVDGNGPRPIAQPPVEQRFAGLIAGVTAYEHLALEAAIKGGRDRVADALLAHPLVGQYAKADQLADTLVRVNREFLPWAGA, from the coding sequence ATGAAACTGGCAGTCGTCGGTGGTGGGTCCACGTACACGCCCGAGCTGATCGACGGGATCGCCGGACGGCGGTCCACTTTGGACGTCGACGAGATCGTGCTGATCGATCCGGACGCGTACCGGGTGGAGGCGGTCGGTGACTTCAGCAACCGGTTGCTGAGCCATGCCGGGCATCCGGCGCGGGTCCGCACCACCGCCAGCCTCGAAGAGGGTGTCGACGGCGCGTCGGCCGTGCTGATCCAGCTGCGGGTCGGCGGACAGCGCGCGCGGCGCGGGGACGAGACGTTCCCGCACGCCTGCGGCTGTGTCGGGCAGGAGACCACGGGTGCGGGCGGCCTCGCGAAGGCGTTGCGCACCGTGCCGGTGGTGCTCGACATCGCCGACCGGGTCAGGAAGATCGCCGGTGACGACACCTGGATCGTGAACTTCACGAACCCGGTCGGCATCGTCACCCGCGCGCTGCTGAACGAGGGCCACCGTGCCGTCGGGTTGTGCAACGTCGCGATCCACCTCCAGCGTACGTTCGCGCGTCTGCTCGGTGCGGGCGTCGACCAGGTCAAGCTCGTCCACACCGGACTGAACCACCTGAGCTGGGAACGGAAGGTGCTCGTCGACGGCGAGGACCGGTTGCCGGAACTGCTGGCGGAGCACGCGGAATTCCTCGGCGAGCACGTCACCGCGCCGGTCGAGTGGATGCGGCGGATGAACGTCGTGCCGTCGTACTACCTGAAGTACTACTACGGGCACGACGAGCAGGTCGCGAAGCAGCGCACCGAGCGGCCGCGCGCGGACGTCGTCAGCGACGTCGAAGAAGAACTGCTCAAGGTGTACCTCGACCCGGAGGTGGTGACCAAACCGGAGCAACTGGAAAAGCGGGGCGGTGCCTACTATTCCGAGGCCGCGGTGCAGCTCGTGCACGCGCTCACCTCGGGCGGGCCCGCGGAGGAGCACGTCGTCAACGTCCGCAACGAAGGCACTTTCGGCTTCCTGCCGGACGACGCCGTCATCGAGGTTCCGTCCCTGGTGGACGGAAACGGTCCTCGTCCGATCGCGCAGCCGCCGGTGGAGCAGCGGTTCGCGGGCCTCATCGCCGGGGTCACCGCCTACGAGCACCTCGCGCTGGAGGCGGCGATCAAGGGCGGCCGGGACCGGGTGGCCGACGCGTTGCTCGCGCATCCGCTCGTCGGCCAGTACGCCAAGGCCGATCAGCTCGCCGACACGCTGGTGCGGGTCAACCGCGAGTTCCTGCCGTGGGCGGGGGCATGA
- a CDS encoding FadR/GntR family transcriptional regulator, which produces MGNDRHAEVLDALGSAIANGRLPPGSVLRSEELQERFGASRTVAREVVRVLETMCLTSSKRRVGMIVREPRDWNHYDPRLLRWQLDGSERKTALRTLTELRSGVEPCAARYAALRATPEESGRLRALAKRLEETAHQRDLETFLGHDVAFHALLLSSSRNPMFAQLSAVVAEVLAGRTGHGLMPEEPQPEAVALHVEVAAAIDAGDPDRAERAMRDIVIQARDEMAVLLDE; this is translated from the coding sequence GTGGGCAACGACAGGCATGCCGAAGTGCTCGACGCGCTCGGCTCCGCGATCGCGAACGGGCGGCTTCCGCCGGGCTCCGTGCTGCGTTCGGAGGAGCTCCAAGAACGGTTCGGCGCGTCTCGCACGGTGGCACGCGAGGTGGTGCGTGTCCTCGAAACGATGTGCCTGACCAGCAGCAAGCGCCGAGTCGGGATGATCGTGCGCGAGCCGCGTGACTGGAACCATTACGACCCGAGACTGCTCCGCTGGCAACTCGACGGATCCGAGCGGAAGACCGCGCTGCGCACGCTGACCGAGCTGCGCTCCGGCGTCGAACCGTGCGCGGCCCGATACGCCGCACTGCGGGCGACACCGGAAGAGAGCGGCCGCCTCCGGGCCTTGGCGAAGCGACTGGAGGAGACGGCGCACCAGCGGGACCTCGAGACCTTTCTGGGGCACGACGTCGCTTTCCACGCTCTGCTGCTGTCCTCGTCGCGGAACCCGATGTTCGCGCAGCTTTCGGCGGTCGTCGCCGAAGTGCTCGCCGGGCGCACCGGGCACGGGCTGATGCCGGAGGAGCCGCAGCCCGAGGCCGTCGCCCTGCACGTCGAGGTCGCGGCGGCCATCGACGCCGGTGACCCCGACCGGGCCGAACGCGCGATGCGGGACATCGTCATCCAGGCGCGTGACGAGATGGCCGTCCTTCTGGACGAATGA
- a CDS encoding CobD/CbiB family cobalamin biosynthesis protein has protein sequence MSAARAIGLVLGVAADGAIGDPRSRRPVTAFARAASTVDAKVRSKHPATGVLWTGGLAGSAVLAGVLAERAGRRSPVLQATTTAVTTWAVLGAAGLAAHGTSLARDLEEGELETARGTLSTLDPRVTDDLGVIGLSRASVETLAENTADVVIAPLVWGALAGIPGLLGSRAISLLRGLGRGRPERYRWFVARLDEIVHLVPTRVAAGLTVLAAPVVGGSAGGAWRAWRRDTTAHPSPNAGRVEAAFAGALEIRVGGRTVYRHGVEELPVLGIGRNPDAGHVTRAVELSRVVGWLGAISSVVLAGLVGLRRRRR, from the coding sequence GTGAGCGCGGCGCGCGCGATCGGCTTGGTGTTGGGGGTGGCCGCCGACGGGGCGATCGGGGACCCCCGGTCACGGCGTCCGGTGACGGCGTTCGCCAGAGCGGCTTCGACGGTGGACGCGAAGGTCCGGTCGAAGCATCCGGCGACCGGAGTGCTGTGGACCGGTGGCCTCGCGGGTTCCGCCGTGCTGGCGGGCGTGCTCGCCGAACGCGCCGGGCGACGCAGCCCCGTCCTGCAGGCGACCACGACCGCGGTGACCACCTGGGCCGTACTCGGCGCCGCCGGCCTGGCCGCGCACGGCACGTCGCTGGCGCGGGACCTCGAAGAAGGCGAACTCGAAACCGCGCGCGGCACACTGTCCACACTGGACCCCCGGGTCACCGACGACCTCGGTGTCATCGGCCTCTCGCGCGCTTCGGTGGAGACTCTCGCCGAGAATACCGCGGACGTCGTCATCGCGCCGCTGGTGTGGGGAGCGCTGGCCGGCATCCCCGGCCTGCTCGGCTCGCGCGCGATCAGCCTGCTGCGCGGCCTCGGCCGGGGGCGCCCCGAGCGCTACCGCTGGTTCGTCGCCCGGTTGGACGAAATCGTCCACCTCGTGCCCACCCGCGTCGCGGCCGGGCTGACCGTCCTCGCGGCCCCGGTCGTCGGCGGCTCGGCGGGTGGCGCGTGGCGTGCTTGGCGCCGGGACACCACCGCTCACCCGAGCCCGAACGCGGGCCGCGTCGAGGCCGCGTTCGCCGGGGCGCTCGAGATCCGCGTCGGCGGACGGACCGTCTACCGGCACGGCGTCGAGGAACTGCCGGTGCTCGGCATCGGCCGCAACCCGGACGCCGGACACGTGACGCGGGCCGTGGAACTCTCGCGGGTGGTCGGCTGGCTGGGGGCGATCAGCTCGGTGGTGCTGGCCGGTCTCGTCGGGCTGCGGCGACGGCGGCGTTGA
- a CDS encoding metalloregulator ArsR/SmtB family transcription factor, translating into MPDDDLVFKALADPTRRFLLDRLFARDGRTLTDLESEVDMSRFGVMKHLKLLEEAGLVVTRKEGREKKHFLNPVPIRQIHDRWIDKFTERAVTALLDLKAELEAPETEEPS; encoded by the coding sequence GTGCCCGACGACGACCTGGTTTTCAAGGCCCTGGCGGATCCGACCCGCCGGTTCCTGCTCGACCGGTTGTTCGCGCGTGACGGCCGCACGCTGACCGATCTCGAGTCCGAAGTGGACATGAGCCGGTTCGGCGTGATGAAGCATTTGAAACTGCTGGAAGAAGCCGGACTCGTCGTCACGCGCAAAGAGGGCCGGGAGAAGAAGCACTTCCTCAACCCGGTACCGATCCGGCAGATCCACGACCGGTGGATCGACAAGTTCACCGAGCGCGCCGTGACCGCGTTGCTCGACCTCAAAGCCGAACTCGAAGCCCCCGAAACCGAGGAGCCGTCATGA